Proteins encoded by one window of Channa argus isolate prfri chromosome 1, Channa argus male v1.0, whole genome shotgun sequence:
- the prkn gene encoding E3 ubiquitin-protein ligase parkin isoform X2, protein MFMFVRYNLGPGVAVELQDDASVAELKEVVGSQQGVRPENLKVLFAGRELQSSSTLQGCDLQEQSTVHVVLPPIGSSSSRLLLLQERLSREREENQDSLTRLDLSSSRLPSTSTGLAVILEGEDGGGEEQRENIQAPAVKGVRTHSTFFVYCKSCSSVQPGKLRVRCRSCKQTTLTLSRGPSCWDDVHLPGRIHGVCQSDGCPGNEAEFFFKCASHPTSDDDLSVALDLILTNSRDVPCVACTDVADLVLVFQCLDRHVICLDCFRLYCQIRLSERQFVHHPDVGYTLPCAVGCDQSLIQELHHFRILGDDQVRFPIFLINYSFTQNAPDSPVLSQYGQYLQYGAEECLRSIGGLLCPSPGCGAGLVPTDDSRRVECERQVGCGFVFCRDCRQGYHEGACQSLQALPTGAASLGFVVGEEASLRGRWDRASMLLIQESTKPCPQCSVPVEKNGGCMHMQCPLCRAEWCWVCRISWNRECMGNHWFG, encoded by the exons ATGTTCA TGTTTGTGAGGTACAACCTAGGCCCAGGTGTGGCCGTGGAGCTGCAGGATGACGCAAGTGTGGCCGAACTGAAGGAGGTGGTGGGAAGTCAGCAGGGGGTCCGACCAGAGAACCTCAAAGTACTGTTTGCGGGGAGGGAACTGCAAAGCTCCTCCACTCTACAG GGTTGTGACCTACAAGAGCAGAGTACTGTCCATGTCGTCCTCCCTCCAATcggttcctcctcctccaggctGCTTCTCCTGCAGGAGCGTCTGTCTCGGGAAAGGGAAGAGAACCAGGACAGCCTGACCAGGCTGGACTTGAGCTCCTCACGTCTACCGTCCACCTCCACTGGCCTGGCCGTGATCTTGGAGGGCGAAGAtgggggaggagaggagcagagagagaacattcAGGCTCCAGCTGTGAAAG GGGTGCGTACCCACAGTACTTTCTTTGTATACTGCAAGAGCTGCAGCTCAGTCCAACCAGGGAAACTGCGAGTTCGCTGCAGAAGCTGCAAACAGACGACGCTGACGCTCAGCAGG gGTCCATCTTGTTGGGACGATGTACATCTCCCTGGTCGCATACACGGTGTTTGTCAATCTGATGGTTGTCCCGGCAATGAAGCG GAGTTCTTCTTCAAGTGTGCTTCCCACCCAACATCAGATGATGACCTTTCTGTGGCTCTGGACCTCATCTTGACCAACAGCAGAGACGTGCCCTGTGTTGCCTGCACTGATGTCGC ggACCTGGTTTTGGTCTTTCAGTGTCTGGACCGACATGTTATCTGTCTGGACTGTTTCCGTCTTTACTGTCAGATTCGTCTGAGCGAGCGGCAGTTTGTTCATCACCCAGATGTTGGATACACGCTGCCCTGCGCTG TCGGCTGTGACCAATCTCTGATTCAGGAGCTTCATCACTTCAGGATATTAGGAGATGATCAGGTCAGGTTtcctatttttttaatcaattacaGTTTTACCCAGAATGCACCGGACTCACCTGTTCTTTCTCAGTACGGGCAGTACCTGCAGTATGGGGCGGAGGAGTGCCTGCGGTCAATTGGAGGACTGCTGTGTCCGTCACCTGGCTGTGGGGCGGGTCTTGTCCCAACTGATGACAGCAGGAGGGTGGAGTGTGAACGACAGGTGGGCTGTGGCTTTGTCTTCTGCAGAGACTGCCGGCAGGGTTACCACGAGGGCGCGTGTCAGAGCCTGCAGGCCCTGCCCACAGGTGCAGCTTCACTG GGTTTTGTTGTGGGCGAGGAGGCGTCTCTCAGAGGTAGGTGGGATCGAGCCTCGATGCTCCTCATCCAGGAGTCCACCAAACCATGTCCTCAGTGTTCGGTTCCTGTGGAGAAAAATG GTGGCTGCATGCATATGCAGTGTCCTCTGTGCAGAGCCGAGTGGTGCTGGGTCTGCAGGATCTCCTGGAACAGGGAGTGTATGGGTAACCACTGGTTTGGCTAA
- the prkn gene encoding E3 ubiquitin-protein ligase parkin isoform X3 produces the protein MIVFVRYNLGPGVAVELQDDASVAELKEVVGSQQGVRPENLKVLFAGRELQSSSTLQGCDLQEQSTVHVVLPPIGSSSSRLLLLQERLSREREENQDSLTRLDLSSSRLPSTSTGLAVILEGEDGGGEEQRENIQAPAVKGVRTHSTFFVYCKSCSSVQPGKLRVRCRSCKQTTLTLSRGPSCWDDVHLPGRIHGVCQSDGCPGNEAEFFFKCASHPTSDDDLSVALDLILTNSRDVPCVACTDVADLVLVFQCLDRHVICLDCFRLYCQIRLSERQFVHHPDVGYTLPCAVGCDQSLIQELHHFRILGDDQYGQYLQYGAEECLRSIGGLLCPSPGCGAGLVPTDDSRRVECERQVGCGFVFCRDCRQGYHEGACQSLQALPTGAASLGFVVGEEASLRGRWDRASMLLIQESTKPCPQCSVPVEKNGGCMHMQCPLCRAEWCWVCRISWNRECMGNHWFG, from the exons ATGATCG TGTTTGTGAGGTACAACCTAGGCCCAGGTGTGGCCGTGGAGCTGCAGGATGACGCAAGTGTGGCCGAACTGAAGGAGGTGGTGGGAAGTCAGCAGGGGGTCCGACCAGAGAACCTCAAAGTACTGTTTGCGGGGAGGGAACTGCAAAGCTCCTCCACTCTACAG GGTTGTGACCTACAAGAGCAGAGTACTGTCCATGTCGTCCTCCCTCCAATcggttcctcctcctccaggctGCTTCTCCTGCAGGAGCGTCTGTCTCGGGAAAGGGAAGAGAACCAGGACAGCCTGACCAGGCTGGACTTGAGCTCCTCACGTCTACCGTCCACCTCCACTGGCCTGGCCGTGATCTTGGAGGGCGAAGAtgggggaggagaggagcagagagagaacattcAGGCTCCAGCTGTGAAAG GGGTGCGTACCCACAGTACTTTCTTTGTATACTGCAAGAGCTGCAGCTCAGTCCAACCAGGGAAACTGCGAGTTCGCTGCAGAAGCTGCAAACAGACGACGCTGACGCTCAGCAGG gGTCCATCTTGTTGGGACGATGTACATCTCCCTGGTCGCATACACGGTGTTTGTCAATCTGATGGTTGTCCCGGCAATGAAGCG GAGTTCTTCTTCAAGTGTGCTTCCCACCCAACATCAGATGATGACCTTTCTGTGGCTCTGGACCTCATCTTGACCAACAGCAGAGACGTGCCCTGTGTTGCCTGCACTGATGTCGC ggACCTGGTTTTGGTCTTTCAGTGTCTGGACCGACATGTTATCTGTCTGGACTGTTTCCGTCTTTACTGTCAGATTCGTCTGAGCGAGCGGCAGTTTGTTCATCACCCAGATGTTGGATACACGCTGCCCTGCGCTG TCGGCTGTGACCAATCTCTGATTCAGGAGCTTCATCACTTCAGGATATTAGGAGATGATCAG TACGGGCAGTACCTGCAGTATGGGGCGGAGGAGTGCCTGCGGTCAATTGGAGGACTGCTGTGTCCGTCACCTGGCTGTGGGGCGGGTCTTGTCCCAACTGATGACAGCAGGAGGGTGGAGTGTGAACGACAGGTGGGCTGTGGCTTTGTCTTCTGCAGAGACTGCCGGCAGGGTTACCACGAGGGCGCGTGTCAGAGCCTGCAGGCCCTGCCCACAGGTGCAGCTTCACTG GGTTTTGTTGTGGGCGAGGAGGCGTCTCTCAGAGGTAGGTGGGATCGAGCCTCGATGCTCCTCATCCAGGAGTCCACCAAACCATGTCCTCAGTGTTCGGTTCCTGTGGAGAAAAATG GTGGCTGCATGCATATGCAGTGTCCTCTGTGCAGAGCCGAGTGGTGCTGGGTCTGCAGGATCTCCTGGAACAGGGAGTGTATGGGTAACCACTGGTTTGGCTAA
- the LOC137130911 gene encoding protein quaking-B-like produces the protein MVVEMEGKDKPRPSPDYLMQLMNDKKLMSSLPNFCGIFQHLERLLDEEISRVRKDMYNDTLNGSEKKNNELPEAVGPTVQLQEKLYVPVKDFPDFNFVGRILGPRGLTAKQLEAETGCKIMVRGKGSMRDRKKEEQNRGKPNWEHLNEELHVLITVEDAQNRAEIKLKRAVEEVNKLLVPAAEGEDSLKKMQLMELAILNGTYRDANIKPSSLAFSLAATTQTPRVLSGPAPVLAPPTALRTPAPTGPALMPLIRQIQAVLPNGTPALMQGAGPEAGLIYAAPYEYPYALAPASILEYPLDSGGVLGKPAPACSCDCSPTPHHHPHGQWSPAPTLLLRHAS, from the exons ATGGTGGTGGAGATGGAGGGAAAGGACAAGCCCAGGCCCAGTCCGGATTATCTGATGCAGCTGATGAACGACAAGAAGCTGATGAGCAGTCTGCCGAACTTCTGCGGGATCTTCCAGCACTTGGAGCGGCTGCTAGACGAAG agatCAGCCGTGTGAGGAAGGACATGTACAACGACACTCTGAACGGAtcagagaagaagaacaacGAGCTGCCGGAGGCCGTCGGCCCTACCGTGCAGCTGCAAGAAAAACTCTATGTCCCCGTGAAGGACTTCCCCGAT TTTAACTTTGTGGGGAGAATCCTGGGTCCTCGAGGTCTGACAGCGAAGCAGCTGGAGGCTGAAACGGGCTGTAAGATCATGGTGAGAGGGAAGGGCTCCATGAGGGACCGGAAGAAg GAGGAACAGAACCGAGGGAAGCCGAACTGGGAGCACCTGAACGAGGAGCTTCATGTCCTTATAACAGTAGAGGATGCTCAGAACCGAGCAGAGATCAAACTCAAACGAGCTGTGGAGGAGGTCAACAAGCTGCTGGTGCCTGCT GCGGAGGGCGAGGATAGTCTGAAGAAGATGCAGCTGATGGAGTTGGCGATCCTCAACGGGACGTACAGAGATGCTAACATCAAACCCT CCTCCCTTGCCTTCTCTCTTGCAGCCACCACTCAGACTCCTCGTGTCCTCTCTGGCCCCGCCCCAGTCCTGGCCCCACCTACTGCCCTCCGTACACCTGCCCCTACAGGTCCCGCCCTCATGCCTCTGATTCGTCAGATCCAGGCGGTGCTGCCTAATGGAACGCCAGCCTTGATGCAGGGGGCAGGGCCTGAAGCGGGTCTGATTTATGCCGCACCGTACGAATACCCCTACGCCCTGGCTCCAGCCTCCATTCTGGAATACCCCTTGGACTCTGGGGGGGTGTTAGGTAAGCCGGCGCCTGCCTGCTCCTGCGATTGCTCCCCCACCCCTCACCACCACCCCCATGGTCAGTGGAGCCCAGCCCCCACGCTGCTTCTTAGACACGCCTCCTAA
- the prkn gene encoding E3 ubiquitin-protein ligase parkin isoform X1, translating into MIVFVRYNLGPGVAVELQDDASVAELKEVVGSQQGVRPENLKVLFAGRELQSSSTLQGCDLQEQSTVHVVLPPIGSSSSRLLLLQERLSREREENQDSLTRLDLSSSRLPSTSTGLAVILEGEDGGGEEQRENIQAPAVKGVRTHSTFFVYCKSCSSVQPGKLRVRCRSCKQTTLTLSRGPSCWDDVHLPGRIHGVCQSDGCPGNEAEFFFKCASHPTSDDDLSVALDLILTNSRDVPCVACTDVADLVLVFQCLDRHVICLDCFRLYCQIRLSERQFVHHPDVGYTLPCAVGCDQSLIQELHHFRILGDDQVRFPIFLINYSFTQNAPDSPVLSQYGQYLQYGAEECLRSIGGLLCPSPGCGAGLVPTDDSRRVECERQVGCGFVFCRDCRQGYHEGACQSLQALPTGAASLGFVVGEEASLRGRWDRASMLLIQESTKPCPQCSVPVEKNGGCMHMQCPLCRAEWCWVCRISWNRECMGNHWFG; encoded by the exons ATGATCG TGTTTGTGAGGTACAACCTAGGCCCAGGTGTGGCCGTGGAGCTGCAGGATGACGCAAGTGTGGCCGAACTGAAGGAGGTGGTGGGAAGTCAGCAGGGGGTCCGACCAGAGAACCTCAAAGTACTGTTTGCGGGGAGGGAACTGCAAAGCTCCTCCACTCTACAG GGTTGTGACCTACAAGAGCAGAGTACTGTCCATGTCGTCCTCCCTCCAATcggttcctcctcctccaggctGCTTCTCCTGCAGGAGCGTCTGTCTCGGGAAAGGGAAGAGAACCAGGACAGCCTGACCAGGCTGGACTTGAGCTCCTCACGTCTACCGTCCACCTCCACTGGCCTGGCCGTGATCTTGGAGGGCGAAGAtgggggaggagaggagcagagagagaacattcAGGCTCCAGCTGTGAAAG GGGTGCGTACCCACAGTACTTTCTTTGTATACTGCAAGAGCTGCAGCTCAGTCCAACCAGGGAAACTGCGAGTTCGCTGCAGAAGCTGCAAACAGACGACGCTGACGCTCAGCAGG gGTCCATCTTGTTGGGACGATGTACATCTCCCTGGTCGCATACACGGTGTTTGTCAATCTGATGGTTGTCCCGGCAATGAAGCG GAGTTCTTCTTCAAGTGTGCTTCCCACCCAACATCAGATGATGACCTTTCTGTGGCTCTGGACCTCATCTTGACCAACAGCAGAGACGTGCCCTGTGTTGCCTGCACTGATGTCGC ggACCTGGTTTTGGTCTTTCAGTGTCTGGACCGACATGTTATCTGTCTGGACTGTTTCCGTCTTTACTGTCAGATTCGTCTGAGCGAGCGGCAGTTTGTTCATCACCCAGATGTTGGATACACGCTGCCCTGCGCTG TCGGCTGTGACCAATCTCTGATTCAGGAGCTTCATCACTTCAGGATATTAGGAGATGATCAGGTCAGGTTtcctatttttttaatcaattacaGTTTTACCCAGAATGCACCGGACTCACCTGTTCTTTCTCAGTACGGGCAGTACCTGCAGTATGGGGCGGAGGAGTGCCTGCGGTCAATTGGAGGACTGCTGTGTCCGTCACCTGGCTGTGGGGCGGGTCTTGTCCCAACTGATGACAGCAGGAGGGTGGAGTGTGAACGACAGGTGGGCTGTGGCTTTGTCTTCTGCAGAGACTGCCGGCAGGGTTACCACGAGGGCGCGTGTCAGAGCCTGCAGGCCCTGCCCACAGGTGCAGCTTCACTG GGTTTTGTTGTGGGCGAGGAGGCGTCTCTCAGAGGTAGGTGGGATCGAGCCTCGATGCTCCTCATCCAGGAGTCCACCAAACCATGTCCTCAGTGTTCGGTTCCTGTGGAGAAAAATG GTGGCTGCATGCATATGCAGTGTCCTCTGTGCAGAGCCGAGTGGTGCTGGGTCTGCAGGATCTCCTGGAACAGGGAGTGTATGGGTAACCACTGGTTTGGCTAA